A part of Anolis sagrei isolate rAnoSag1 chromosome 3, rAnoSag1.mat, whole genome shotgun sequence genomic DNA contains:
- the DDX3X gene encoding ATP-dependent RNA helicase DDX3X isoform X8 — MSHVAVENALGLDQQFAGLDLNSSDSQSGGGTASRYIPPHLRNREASKQGFDGGWNAGRDRDAAYSSFGARSDRGSGKSGFFADRGNGSRGRFEDRGGRSNDFDGIGNRGDRSGFGRFDRGGNSRWSDKCDEDDWSKPLPPSERVEQELFAGGNTGINFEKYDDIPVEATGNNCPPHIESFSDVDMGEIIMGNIELTRYTRPTPVQKYAIPIIKDKRDLMACAQTGSGKTAAFLLPVLSQIYTDGPGDALRAMKENGRYGRRKQYPISLVLAPTRELAVQIYEEARKFAYRSKVRPCVVYGGADIGQQIRDLERGCHLLVATPGRLVDMMERGKIGLDFCKYLVLDEADRMLDMGFEPQIRRIVEKDTMPPKGVRQTMMFSATFPKEIQMLARDFLEEYIFLAVGRVGSTSENITQKVVWVEDSDKRSFLLDLLDATGKDCLGEFQHNSNGSGKDSLTLVFVETKKGADSLEDFLFREGYACTSIHGDRTQRDREEALHQFRSGRSPILVATAVAARGLDISNVKHVINFDLPSDIEEYVHRIGRTGRVGNLGLATSFFNERNVNITKDLLDLLVEAKQEVPSWLENMAYEQHHKGGSSRGRSKGRFSGGFGARDYRTSSSAGSSSFGSSRTSSGRSSGGGGGGASHGGSRGFGGGGYGGFYSSDGYGGNYNSQGVDWWGN; from the exons ATGAGTCATGTGGCAGTGGAAAATGCCCTCGGTCTAGATCAGCAG tttGCTGGTCTAGACTTGAATTCCTCAGACTCTCAGAGTGGAGGAGGTACAGCAA GTCGCTACATTCCTCCTCACTTGCGGAATAGAGAAGCTTCAAAGCAGG GATTTGATGGTGGGTGGAATGCTGGAAGAGACAGAGATGCTGCATACAGTAGCTTTGGCGCAAGAAGTGATCGAGGCTCAGGAAAATCAGGCTTCTTTGCTGACCGTGGCAATGGCTCAAGAGGAAG ATTTGAAGACCGTGGTGGACGAAGCAatgactttgatggcattggtaaCCGTGGTGATAGAAGTGGCTTTGGTCGATTTGATCGTGGTGGAAACAGTCGTTGGTCTGATAAATGTGACGAGGATGACTGGTCCAAGCCACTCCCGCCAAGTGAGCGTGTGGAACA GGAGCTGTTTGCTGGTGGGAATACTGGCATTAATTTTGAAAAATACGATGACATTCCAGTTGAAGCAACAGGCAACAACTGTCCTCCACACATTGAAAGT TTCAGCGATGTTGACATGGGGGAAATCATCATGGGGAACATTGAGCTTACCCGCTACACTCGGCCTACTCCAGTGCAGAAATATGCCATCCCTATCATTAAAGACAAGAGAGACTTGATGGCTTGTGCCCAGACAG GGTCTGGCAAAACGGCTGCATTTCTTCTGCCTGTATTGAGTCAGATATATACAGATGGCCCGGGAGATGCCCTGAGAGCTATGAAG GAGAATGGAAGATACGGACGCCGTAAGCAGTACCCAATCTCCCTGGTATTGGCTCCCACAAGAGAACTAGCAGTCCAGATATATGAAGAAGCCAGAAAG TTTGCATATCGTTCCAAAGTTCGCCCCTGTGTTGTATACGGTGGAGCAGATATTGGTCAGCAGATTCGAGACTTGGAGCGTGGCTGTCACTTACTTGTGGCAACTCCAGGTCGTCTGGTAGATATGATGGAGAGAGGCAAGATTGGGCTGGACTTCTGCAA GTACCTGGTACTGGATGAAGCAGATCGTATGCTTGATATGGGTTTTGAACCTCAGATTCGTCGTATTGTTGAAAAGGACACTATGCCACCGAAGGGTGTCCGTCAAACAATGATGTTCAGTGCTACTTTTCCAAAGGAAATCCAG ATGCTCGCTCGAGACTTCTTGGAGGAATATATCTTTTTGGCTGTTGGCAGAGTTGGCTCTACATCTGAGAATATTACACAGAAAGTAGTGTGGGTGGAAGATTCAGACAAACGGTCATTTCTGCTTGACCTCCTTGATGCCACAGGTAAAGACTGTTTGGGAGAATTCCAACACAACTCTAATGGCTCAG GCAAGGATTCCTTGACCCTTGTTTTTGTGGAGACTAAAAAGGGGGCCGATTCTCTGGAGGATTTCCTATTCCGTGAAGGATATGCTTGCACAAGTATCCATGGGGATCGCACCCAGCGAGACAGAGAGGAAGCACTGCACCAGTTCCGCTCGGGCAGAAGCCCCATCTTGGTTGCCACTGCA GTAGCAGCAAGAGGATTGGATATCTCAAATGTGAAACATGTCATAAATTTTGATTTGCCAAGTGACATAGAAGAATATGTGCATCGCATTGGCCGTACAGGTCGCGTAGGGAATCTCG GTCTTGCTACATCATTCTTCAATGAGAGGAATgtaaatatcacaaaggacttgTTAGATTTGCttgtggaagctaagcaggaagTGCCGTCTTGGCTAGAAAACATGGCCTATGAGCAGCATCACAAGGGTGGAAGCAGTCGCGGGCGCTCTAAAGG CCGTTTTAGTGGAGGATTTGGTGCCAGAGATTATCGAACAAGTAGCAGTGCTGGCAGCAGTAGTTTTGGCAGCAGCCGTACAAGCAGCGGACGGAGCAGCGGAGGTGGTGGTGGCGGTGCCAGCCACGGTGGCAGCAGAGGTTTTGGAGGtg GAGGCTATGGGGGCTTCTACAGCAGCGATGGATACGGaggcaactataactctcaggggGTAGATTGGTGGGGCAACTGA
- the DDX3X gene encoding ATP-dependent RNA helicase DDX3X isoform X4: MSHVAVENALGLDQQFAGLDLNSSDSQSGGGTAKGRYIPPHLRNREASKQDSPSWDSRGGNGYMNGYDRDSRMNGYDRDRDVFGSRGGSGRDDRGFDGGWNAGRDRDAAYSSFGARSDRGSGKSGFFADRGNGSRGRFEDRGGRSNDFDGIGNRGDRSGFGRFDRGGNSRWSDKCDEDDWSKPLPPSERVEQELFAGGNTGINFEKYDDIPVEATGNNCPPHIESFSDVDMGEIIMGNIELTRYTRPTPVQKYAIPIIKDKRDLMACAQTGSGKTAAFLLPVLSQIYTDGPGDALRAMKENGRYGRRKQYPISLVLAPTRELAVQIYEEARKFAYRSKVRPCVVYGGADIGQQIRDLERGCHLLVATPGRLVDMMERGKIGLDFCKYLVLDEADRMLDMGFEPQIRRIVEKDTMPPKGVRQTMMFSATFPKEIQMLARDFLEEYIFLAVGRVGSTSENITQKVVWVEDSDKRSFLLDLLDATGKDCLGEFQHNSNGSGKDSLTLVFVETKKGADSLEDFLFREGYACTSIHGDRTQRDREEALHQFRSGRSPILVATAVAARGLDISNVKHVINFDLPSDIEEYVHRIGRTGRVGNLGLATSFFNERNVNITKDLLDLLVEAKQEVPSWLENMAYEQHHKGGSSRGRSKGRFSGGFGARDYRTSSSAGSSSFGSSRTSSGRSSGGGGGGASHGGSRGFGGGGYGGFYSSDGYGGNYNSQGVDWWGN; this comes from the exons ATGAGTCATGTGGCAGTGGAAAATGCCCTCGGTCTAGATCAGCAG tttGCTGGTCTAGACTTGAATTCCTCAGACTCTCAGAGTGGAGGAGGTACAGCAA AAGGTCGCTACATTCCTCCTCACTTGCGGAATAGAGAAGCTTCAAAGCAGG attccCCCAGCTGGGACTCTCGTGGAGGTAATGGCTATATGAATGGATATGATCGTGACAGCCGGATGAATGGCTACGATCGTGATCGCGATGTGTTTGGATCCAGAGGAGGATCTGGACGTGATGACAGAG GATTTGATGGTGGGTGGAATGCTGGAAGAGACAGAGATGCTGCATACAGTAGCTTTGGCGCAAGAAGTGATCGAGGCTCAGGAAAATCAGGCTTCTTTGCTGACCGTGGCAATGGCTCAAGAGGAAG ATTTGAAGACCGTGGTGGACGAAGCAatgactttgatggcattggtaaCCGTGGTGATAGAAGTGGCTTTGGTCGATTTGATCGTGGTGGAAACAGTCGTTGGTCTGATAAATGTGACGAGGATGACTGGTCCAAGCCACTCCCGCCAAGTGAGCGTGTGGAACA GGAGCTGTTTGCTGGTGGGAATACTGGCATTAATTTTGAAAAATACGATGACATTCCAGTTGAAGCAACAGGCAACAACTGTCCTCCACACATTGAAAGT TTCAGCGATGTTGACATGGGGGAAATCATCATGGGGAACATTGAGCTTACCCGCTACACTCGGCCTACTCCAGTGCAGAAATATGCCATCCCTATCATTAAAGACAAGAGAGACTTGATGGCTTGTGCCCAGACAG GGTCTGGCAAAACGGCTGCATTTCTTCTGCCTGTATTGAGTCAGATATATACAGATGGCCCGGGAGATGCCCTGAGAGCTATGAAG GAGAATGGAAGATACGGACGCCGTAAGCAGTACCCAATCTCCCTGGTATTGGCTCCCACAAGAGAACTAGCAGTCCAGATATATGAAGAAGCCAGAAAG TTTGCATATCGTTCCAAAGTTCGCCCCTGTGTTGTATACGGTGGAGCAGATATTGGTCAGCAGATTCGAGACTTGGAGCGTGGCTGTCACTTACTTGTGGCAACTCCAGGTCGTCTGGTAGATATGATGGAGAGAGGCAAGATTGGGCTGGACTTCTGCAA GTACCTGGTACTGGATGAAGCAGATCGTATGCTTGATATGGGTTTTGAACCTCAGATTCGTCGTATTGTTGAAAAGGACACTATGCCACCGAAGGGTGTCCGTCAAACAATGATGTTCAGTGCTACTTTTCCAAAGGAAATCCAG ATGCTCGCTCGAGACTTCTTGGAGGAATATATCTTTTTGGCTGTTGGCAGAGTTGGCTCTACATCTGAGAATATTACACAGAAAGTAGTGTGGGTGGAAGATTCAGACAAACGGTCATTTCTGCTTGACCTCCTTGATGCCACAGGTAAAGACTGTTTGGGAGAATTCCAACACAACTCTAATGGCTCAG GCAAGGATTCCTTGACCCTTGTTTTTGTGGAGACTAAAAAGGGGGCCGATTCTCTGGAGGATTTCCTATTCCGTGAAGGATATGCTTGCACAAGTATCCATGGGGATCGCACCCAGCGAGACAGAGAGGAAGCACTGCACCAGTTCCGCTCGGGCAGAAGCCCCATCTTGGTTGCCACTGCA GTAGCAGCAAGAGGATTGGATATCTCAAATGTGAAACATGTCATAAATTTTGATTTGCCAAGTGACATAGAAGAATATGTGCATCGCATTGGCCGTACAGGTCGCGTAGGGAATCTCG GTCTTGCTACATCATTCTTCAATGAGAGGAATgtaaatatcacaaaggacttgTTAGATTTGCttgtggaagctaagcaggaagTGCCGTCTTGGCTAGAAAACATGGCCTATGAGCAGCATCACAAGGGTGGAAGCAGTCGCGGGCGCTCTAAAGG CCGTTTTAGTGGAGGATTTGGTGCCAGAGATTATCGAACAAGTAGCAGTGCTGGCAGCAGTAGTTTTGGCAGCAGCCGTACAAGCAGCGGACGGAGCAGCGGAGGTGGTGGTGGCGGTGCCAGCCACGGTGGCAGCAGAGGTTTTGGAGGtg GAGGCTATGGGGGCTTCTACAGCAGCGATGGATACGGaggcaactataactctcaggggGTAGATTGGTGGGGCAACTGA
- the DDX3X gene encoding ATP-dependent RNA helicase DDX3X isoform X3 has translation MSHVAVENALGLDQQFAGLDLNSSDSQSGGGTAKGRYIPPHLRNREASKQAGNAYNYTANYYSNSTAAPRSYSPSWDSRGGNGYMNGYDRDSRMNGYDRDRDVFGSRGGSGRDDRGFDGGWNAGRDRDAAYSSFGARSDRGSGKSGFFADRGNGSRGRFEDRGGRSNDFDGIGNRGDRSGFGRFDRGGNSRWSDKCDEDDWSKPLPPSERVEQELFAGGNTGINFEKYDDIPVEATGNNCPPHIESFSDVDMGEIIMGNIELTRYTRPTPVQKYAIPIIKDKRDLMACAQTGSGKTAAFLLPVLSQIYTDGPGDALRAMKENGRYGRRKQYPISLVLAPTRELAVQIYEEARKFAYRSKVRPCVVYGGADIGQQIRDLERGCHLLVATPGRLVDMMERGKIGLDFCKYLVLDEADRMLDMGFEPQIRRIVEKDTMPPKGVRQTMMFSATFPKEIQMLARDFLEEYIFLAVGRVGSTSENITQKVVWVEDSDKRSFLLDLLDATGKDSLTLVFVETKKGADSLEDFLFREGYACTSIHGDRTQRDREEALHQFRSGRSPILVATAVAARGLDISNVKHVINFDLPSDIEEYVHRIGRTGRVGNLGLATSFFNERNVNITKDLLDLLVEAKQEVPSWLENMAYEQHHKGGSSRGRSKGRFSGGFGARDYRTSSSAGSSSFGSSRTSSGRSSGGGGGGASHGGSRGFGGGGYGGFYSSDGYGGNYNSQGVDWWGN, from the exons ATGAGTCATGTGGCAGTGGAAAATGCCCTCGGTCTAGATCAGCAG tttGCTGGTCTAGACTTGAATTCCTCAGACTCTCAGAGTGGAGGAGGTACAGCAA AAGGTCGCTACATTCCTCCTCACTTGCGGAATAGAGAAGCTTCAAAGCAGG CAGGCAATGCCTATAACTATACGGCAAACTACTATTCCAATTCGACGGCAGCACCACGAAGCT attccCCCAGCTGGGACTCTCGTGGAGGTAATGGCTATATGAATGGATATGATCGTGACAGCCGGATGAATGGCTACGATCGTGATCGCGATGTGTTTGGATCCAGAGGAGGATCTGGACGTGATGACAGAG GATTTGATGGTGGGTGGAATGCTGGAAGAGACAGAGATGCTGCATACAGTAGCTTTGGCGCAAGAAGTGATCGAGGCTCAGGAAAATCAGGCTTCTTTGCTGACCGTGGCAATGGCTCAAGAGGAAG ATTTGAAGACCGTGGTGGACGAAGCAatgactttgatggcattggtaaCCGTGGTGATAGAAGTGGCTTTGGTCGATTTGATCGTGGTGGAAACAGTCGTTGGTCTGATAAATGTGACGAGGATGACTGGTCCAAGCCACTCCCGCCAAGTGAGCGTGTGGAACA GGAGCTGTTTGCTGGTGGGAATACTGGCATTAATTTTGAAAAATACGATGACATTCCAGTTGAAGCAACAGGCAACAACTGTCCTCCACACATTGAAAGT TTCAGCGATGTTGACATGGGGGAAATCATCATGGGGAACATTGAGCTTACCCGCTACACTCGGCCTACTCCAGTGCAGAAATATGCCATCCCTATCATTAAAGACAAGAGAGACTTGATGGCTTGTGCCCAGACAG GGTCTGGCAAAACGGCTGCATTTCTTCTGCCTGTATTGAGTCAGATATATACAGATGGCCCGGGAGATGCCCTGAGAGCTATGAAG GAGAATGGAAGATACGGACGCCGTAAGCAGTACCCAATCTCCCTGGTATTGGCTCCCACAAGAGAACTAGCAGTCCAGATATATGAAGAAGCCAGAAAG TTTGCATATCGTTCCAAAGTTCGCCCCTGTGTTGTATACGGTGGAGCAGATATTGGTCAGCAGATTCGAGACTTGGAGCGTGGCTGTCACTTACTTGTGGCAACTCCAGGTCGTCTGGTAGATATGATGGAGAGAGGCAAGATTGGGCTGGACTTCTGCAA GTACCTGGTACTGGATGAAGCAGATCGTATGCTTGATATGGGTTTTGAACCTCAGATTCGTCGTATTGTTGAAAAGGACACTATGCCACCGAAGGGTGTCCGTCAAACAATGATGTTCAGTGCTACTTTTCCAAAGGAAATCCAG ATGCTCGCTCGAGACTTCTTGGAGGAATATATCTTTTTGGCTGTTGGCAGAGTTGGCTCTACATCTGAGAATATTACACAGAAAGTAGTGTGGGTGGAAGATTCAGACAAACGGTCATTTCTGCTTGACCTCCTTGATGCCACAG GCAAGGATTCCTTGACCCTTGTTTTTGTGGAGACTAAAAAGGGGGCCGATTCTCTGGAGGATTTCCTATTCCGTGAAGGATATGCTTGCACAAGTATCCATGGGGATCGCACCCAGCGAGACAGAGAGGAAGCACTGCACCAGTTCCGCTCGGGCAGAAGCCCCATCTTGGTTGCCACTGCA GTAGCAGCAAGAGGATTGGATATCTCAAATGTGAAACATGTCATAAATTTTGATTTGCCAAGTGACATAGAAGAATATGTGCATCGCATTGGCCGTACAGGTCGCGTAGGGAATCTCG GTCTTGCTACATCATTCTTCAATGAGAGGAATgtaaatatcacaaaggacttgTTAGATTTGCttgtggaagctaagcaggaagTGCCGTCTTGGCTAGAAAACATGGCCTATGAGCAGCATCACAAGGGTGGAAGCAGTCGCGGGCGCTCTAAAGG CCGTTTTAGTGGAGGATTTGGTGCCAGAGATTATCGAACAAGTAGCAGTGCTGGCAGCAGTAGTTTTGGCAGCAGCCGTACAAGCAGCGGACGGAGCAGCGGAGGTGGTGGTGGCGGTGCCAGCCACGGTGGCAGCAGAGGTTTTGGAGGtg GAGGCTATGGGGGCTTCTACAGCAGCGATGGATACGGaggcaactataactctcaggggGTAGATTGGTGGGGCAACTGA
- the DDX3X gene encoding ATP-dependent RNA helicase DDX3X isoform X6 — MSHVAVENALGLDQQFAGLDLNSSDSQSGGGTAKGRYIPPHLRNREASKQDSPSWDSRGGNGYMNGYDRDSRMNGYDRDRDVFGSRGGSGRDDRGFDGGWNAGRDRDAAYSSFGARSDRGSGKSGFFADRGNGSRGRFEDRGGRSNDFDGIGNRGDRSGFGRFDRGGNSRWSDKCDEDDWSKPLPPSERVEQELFAGGNTGINFEKYDDIPVEATGNNCPPHIESFSDVDMGEIIMGNIELTRYTRPTPVQKYAIPIIKDKRDLMACAQTGSGKTAAFLLPVLSQIYTDGPGDALRAMKENGRYGRRKQYPISLVLAPTRELAVQIYEEARKFAYRSKVRPCVVYGGADIGQQIRDLERGCHLLVATPGRLVDMMERGKIGLDFCKYLVLDEADRMLDMGFEPQIRRIVEKDTMPPKGVRQTMMFSATFPKEIQMLARDFLEEYIFLAVGRVGSTSENITQKVVWVEDSDKRSFLLDLLDATGKDSLTLVFVETKKGADSLEDFLFREGYACTSIHGDRTQRDREEALHQFRSGRSPILVATAVAARGLDISNVKHVINFDLPSDIEEYVHRIGRTGRVGNLGLATSFFNERNVNITKDLLDLLVEAKQEVPSWLENMAYEQHHKGGSSRGRSKGRFSGGFGARDYRTSSSAGSSSFGSSRTSSGRSSGGGGGGASHGGSRGFGGGGYGGFYSSDGYGGNYNSQGVDWWGN, encoded by the exons ATGAGTCATGTGGCAGTGGAAAATGCCCTCGGTCTAGATCAGCAG tttGCTGGTCTAGACTTGAATTCCTCAGACTCTCAGAGTGGAGGAGGTACAGCAA AAGGTCGCTACATTCCTCCTCACTTGCGGAATAGAGAAGCTTCAAAGCAGG attccCCCAGCTGGGACTCTCGTGGAGGTAATGGCTATATGAATGGATATGATCGTGACAGCCGGATGAATGGCTACGATCGTGATCGCGATGTGTTTGGATCCAGAGGAGGATCTGGACGTGATGACAGAG GATTTGATGGTGGGTGGAATGCTGGAAGAGACAGAGATGCTGCATACAGTAGCTTTGGCGCAAGAAGTGATCGAGGCTCAGGAAAATCAGGCTTCTTTGCTGACCGTGGCAATGGCTCAAGAGGAAG ATTTGAAGACCGTGGTGGACGAAGCAatgactttgatggcattggtaaCCGTGGTGATAGAAGTGGCTTTGGTCGATTTGATCGTGGTGGAAACAGTCGTTGGTCTGATAAATGTGACGAGGATGACTGGTCCAAGCCACTCCCGCCAAGTGAGCGTGTGGAACA GGAGCTGTTTGCTGGTGGGAATACTGGCATTAATTTTGAAAAATACGATGACATTCCAGTTGAAGCAACAGGCAACAACTGTCCTCCACACATTGAAAGT TTCAGCGATGTTGACATGGGGGAAATCATCATGGGGAACATTGAGCTTACCCGCTACACTCGGCCTACTCCAGTGCAGAAATATGCCATCCCTATCATTAAAGACAAGAGAGACTTGATGGCTTGTGCCCAGACAG GGTCTGGCAAAACGGCTGCATTTCTTCTGCCTGTATTGAGTCAGATATATACAGATGGCCCGGGAGATGCCCTGAGAGCTATGAAG GAGAATGGAAGATACGGACGCCGTAAGCAGTACCCAATCTCCCTGGTATTGGCTCCCACAAGAGAACTAGCAGTCCAGATATATGAAGAAGCCAGAAAG TTTGCATATCGTTCCAAAGTTCGCCCCTGTGTTGTATACGGTGGAGCAGATATTGGTCAGCAGATTCGAGACTTGGAGCGTGGCTGTCACTTACTTGTGGCAACTCCAGGTCGTCTGGTAGATATGATGGAGAGAGGCAAGATTGGGCTGGACTTCTGCAA GTACCTGGTACTGGATGAAGCAGATCGTATGCTTGATATGGGTTTTGAACCTCAGATTCGTCGTATTGTTGAAAAGGACACTATGCCACCGAAGGGTGTCCGTCAAACAATGATGTTCAGTGCTACTTTTCCAAAGGAAATCCAG ATGCTCGCTCGAGACTTCTTGGAGGAATATATCTTTTTGGCTGTTGGCAGAGTTGGCTCTACATCTGAGAATATTACACAGAAAGTAGTGTGGGTGGAAGATTCAGACAAACGGTCATTTCTGCTTGACCTCCTTGATGCCACAG GCAAGGATTCCTTGACCCTTGTTTTTGTGGAGACTAAAAAGGGGGCCGATTCTCTGGAGGATTTCCTATTCCGTGAAGGATATGCTTGCACAAGTATCCATGGGGATCGCACCCAGCGAGACAGAGAGGAAGCACTGCACCAGTTCCGCTCGGGCAGAAGCCCCATCTTGGTTGCCACTGCA GTAGCAGCAAGAGGATTGGATATCTCAAATGTGAAACATGTCATAAATTTTGATTTGCCAAGTGACATAGAAGAATATGTGCATCGCATTGGCCGTACAGGTCGCGTAGGGAATCTCG GTCTTGCTACATCATTCTTCAATGAGAGGAATgtaaatatcacaaaggacttgTTAGATTTGCttgtggaagctaagcaggaagTGCCGTCTTGGCTAGAAAACATGGCCTATGAGCAGCATCACAAGGGTGGAAGCAGTCGCGGGCGCTCTAAAGG CCGTTTTAGTGGAGGATTTGGTGCCAGAGATTATCGAACAAGTAGCAGTGCTGGCAGCAGTAGTTTTGGCAGCAGCCGTACAAGCAGCGGACGGAGCAGCGGAGGTGGTGGTGGCGGTGCCAGCCACGGTGGCAGCAGAGGTTTTGGAGGtg GAGGCTATGGGGGCTTCTACAGCAGCGATGGATACGGaggcaactataactctcaggggGTAGATTGGTGGGGCAACTGA